One Engraulis encrasicolus isolate BLACKSEA-1 chromosome 5, IST_EnEncr_1.0, whole genome shotgun sequence DNA segment encodes these proteins:
- the LOC134449789 gene encoding prelamin-A/C-like, which yields MSRTARNGRIELGLEASQARLRGMEALLKSKDASLSSALGDKRSLEGYLNTQLDELKTKLNNSETHLKDEMLRRVDAENLILTLKEKLEFQKYLHFEELSESKHCYESRMAEMSSTSQQELETKLADALARLRAQHDEHLAIYKQEMEDILKSRVENVHQSAGRTSRLLEAAREELEQTQSRLEHVTTQRSQLQKQLAASQASIGELEEALAQNRDMTRFQLNDKDQELVEMGLRMQEQVEEYQELLEIKLALDREISTYRKLLEGEEERLHLSPCPSRRPVVPTPSSATASATAAPSHHMVQGNSTPNSSLPEYLRFTRHTSASGTLGHIVQHNSTPKSSVESMHSSTSSHSSGSRNALKRRLSYTEDRPGFDDDSNVDMEYDSTADGSSTMGDTSTMEERRTMGDYRNMHSMDGTGDMNDTLTHTHITQQATDSGHIAVEKVDPEGKYVCISNKSHQDQALGRWQVRRQMGSSSPIVYKFNHNFILKARQTVTIWAAEKGSLCHSPVVWKKQRSWGSGDELQITLFSAEGQEMSMRKITQSTPG from the exons ATGTCTCGCACTGCAAG GAACGGGAGGATTGAGTTGGGTCTGGAGGCGTCCCAGGCTCGACTGAGGGGCATGGAGGCCCTGCTCAAGTCTAAGGACGCCTCACTCTCCTCCGCACTGGGGGACAAGAGATCCCTTGAGGGGTACCTGAACACCCAGTTGGATGAG CTGAAGACTAAGCTGAATAACAGTGAGACGCATCTGAAGGATGAGATGCTTCGCCGGGTGGATGCTGAGAACCTCATTCTCACCCTGAAGGAGAAACTGGAATTCCAGAAGTACCTGCACTTTGAG GAGCTGAGTGAGTCTAAGCACTGCTACGAGTCGCGCATGGCGGAGATGAGCAGCACCAGTCAGCAGGAGCTGGAGACCAAGCTGGCCGATGCCCTGGCCAGGCTGCGGGCTCAGCATGACGAGCACCTCGCCATCTACAAGCAGGAGATGGAGGACATCTTAAAATCCAGG GTGGAGAACGTTCATCAGTCTGCGGGCAGGACCAGCCGCCTGCTGGAGGCAGCCCGTGAGGAGCTGGAGCAGACCCAGTCCCGACTGGAGCACGTCACCACACAACGCAGCCAGCTGCAGAAACAG CTGGCGGCCAGTCAGGCCAGTATTGGTGAGCTGGAGGAGGCCCTGGCCCAGAACCGGGACATGACTCGCTTCCAGCTGAACGACAAGGACCAGGAGCTGGTGGAGATGGGGCTGCGCATgcaggagcaggtggaggagtaCCAGGAGCTGCTGGAGATCAAGCTGGCCCTGGACAGAGAGATCAGCACCTACAGGAAACTGCTggagggcgaggaggagag gctccacctctctccctgccccAGCCGCCGGCCTGTGGTACCAACACCCTCCTCAGCCACTGCCTCCGCCACTGCCGCTCCAAGCCACCACATGGTTCAGGGCAACAGCACACCAAACTCCTCCTTGCCAGAGTATCTCAGATTCACAAGACATACTTCGGCCTCAGGCACACTAGGACACATCGTTCAACACAACAGCACACCAAAGTCCTCAGTGGAATCAATGCACTCCTCAACGTCATCTCACTCCTCAGGGTCAAGAAACGCCTTGAAACGACGCCTCAGCTACACAGAAGATAGACCAGGCTTTGATGATGACAGCAACGTAGACATGGAATACGACAGTACTGCGGATGGCagcagcaccatgggtgacacTAGCACCATGGAAGAAAGACGCACCATGGGTGACTACAGGAACATGCACA GCATGGATGGCACAGGCGACATGAATGACACGCTCACCCACACGCACATTACCCAGCAGGCCACTGACTCTGGCCACATCGCAGTGGAGAAGGTTGACCCAGAGGGAAAATATGTGTGTATCAGCAACAAGTCACATCAG GACCAGGCTCTTGGCCGCTGGCAGGTGAGGAGGCAGATGGGCTCCAGCTCTCCCATCGTCTACAAGTTCAACCACAACTTCATCCTCAAAGCCCGACAGACTGTCACC ATCTGGGCGGCTGAAAAGGGGAGCCTCTGCCACAGTCCTGTGGTGTGGAAGAAGCAGAGGTCCTGGGGAAGTGGAGACGAGCTGCAGATCACTCTGTTCAGTGCAGAGGGACAG GAGATGTCCATGAGGAAGATCACACAGTCTACTCCAGGCTGA
- the LOC134449412 gene encoding lamin-A-like yields the protein MKKGQLSSPVCDSVMDTPARHSHGKRAHFPNLQIPHLQEQKDTNALTDKLAICVDKVRSLETVNANLCQHIAEAEADTSRKLTLYEAELTEVRRVLDSVAMEGNQAKMEVKRLQSENKDLKTR from the exons ATGAAGAAAGGGCAG CTCAGCTCACCTGTTTGTGACTCAGTGATGGATACTCCCGCGCGCCACAGCCATGGGAAGAGGGCCCACTTCCCCAACCTGCAGATACCACACCTCCAGGAGCAAAAAGACACAAACGCACTCACCGACAAGTTGGCCATCTGCGTTGACAAGGTGCGGTCACTGGAGACGGTGAATGCCAACCTGTGCCAGCACATAGCCGAGGCGGAGGCAGACACCAGCCGTAAGCTTACCCTTTACGAGGCCGAGTTGACAGAAGTCCGCAGGGTGCTAGACTCAGTCGCCATGGAGGGCAATCAGGCGAAGATGGAGGTGAAAAGATTGCAGAGTGAGAACAAGGATCTCAAGACCAGGTAA